The following are encoded in a window of Salinibacter ruber DSM 13855 genomic DNA:
- a CDS encoding HesB/IscA family protein, which produces MPDTASPTSDTSSQDTPIQISPNAAREIRKIINKKNIPDGYGLRVGVKGGGCSGMSYVLGFDKEREKDKVFNLDGITVYMDKRHGLYLMGTTINYHDGLDARGFTFENPNATETCGCGASFAA; this is translated from the coding sequence ATGCCCGATACCGCCTCCCCGACGTCGGATACCTCTTCCCAGGACACCCCAATCCAGATCAGCCCGAACGCGGCGCGCGAGATCCGAAAGATCATCAACAAGAAGAACATTCCGGACGGCTATGGGCTCCGCGTGGGCGTGAAAGGCGGCGGCTGTTCGGGAATGAGCTACGTGCTCGGGTTCGACAAGGAGCGCGAGAAGGACAAGGTGTTTAATCTCGACGGGATCACCGTCTACATGGACAAGCGACACGGGCTCTACCTGATGGGGACCACCATCAACTATCACGACGGGCTCGATGCGCGGGGCTTTACCTTCGAGAACCCCAACGCGACCGAGACGTGCGGCTGCGGCGCCAGCTTTGCGGCCTAG
- a CDS encoding ATP-dependent Clp protease ATP-binding subunit — MEGNFSNRVRDVISYSREEAVRLGHDYIGTEHLLLGLIREGDGIAVKILRNLGCDLLELKEAVEDTVRSTSSSTSVGNIPLTKQAEKVLKITYLEAKLYKSDVIGTEHLLLSLLRDDENIAAQILQQGFSVTYDAVRNELDSIISGKASSSSSGSGGSGGRLSSGYGQESSESENSNTPVLDNFGRDLTELAEEDELDPIIGREEEIKRVAQILSRRKKNNPVLIGEPGVGKTAIAEGLAARIVDRKVSRVLYDKRIVTLDLASLVAGTKYRGQFEERMKAVMKELEDNDDIILFIDEIHTIVGAGGASGSLDASNMFKPALARGDLQCIGATTLDEYRQNIEGDGALDRRFQKIIVDPSTPEETVNILSNIKSYYEDHHNVRFSEEAIDLAVQLSDRYITDRFLPDKAIDVMDEAGARVHLSNIEVPPEILELEEQIEDVQEEKNQVVKSQRFEEAARLRDKEKTLQEELEEAKQQWHEQAETEVHDVTSEEIAEVVAMMTGIPVDKISEPEQQKLLKMEESLKEHVVGQDEAIEKLSKAIRRTRAGLKDPEKPIGSFIFLGPTGVGKTELAKVLTEYLFDSQESLIRIDMSEYMEKFSVSRLVGAPPGYVGHEEGGQLTEKVRRKPYSVVLLDEIEKAHPDVSNILLQVLDDGILTDGMGREVDFRNTILIMTSNIGTQDIKSFGQGIGFDQTDGEDMDYTSMKSTVQDALKNVFNPEFLNRLDDVIVFNPLNKENIFDIIDIMSEDLFERAEELGLDLEFDEAAKEFLTDRGFDQKYGARPLRRALQKYVQDPMAEDILHDEITEGDTVLITHDGESEELSFEVEEGEAPTEETPTDENGEANSVSAEEVAEGASTDENGSGEEPSTASDEE; from the coding sequence ATGGAAGGCAATTTCTCAAATCGCGTCCGGGACGTTATTTCCTACAGCCGCGAAGAGGCGGTGCGACTCGGGCACGATTACATCGGTACGGAGCACCTCTTGCTTGGGCTCATCCGGGAAGGCGACGGAATCGCGGTGAAGATTCTCCGCAACCTCGGGTGTGACCTGTTGGAGCTCAAGGAGGCCGTGGAGGACACGGTCCGAAGCACCAGCAGCTCCACCTCGGTGGGGAACATCCCCCTTACCAAGCAGGCCGAGAAGGTGCTCAAGATTACGTACCTGGAGGCGAAGCTCTACAAGAGCGACGTCATTGGGACGGAGCACCTCCTCCTGAGCCTGCTCCGGGACGATGAGAACATCGCCGCGCAAATTCTCCAACAAGGCTTTTCAGTAACGTACGACGCCGTGAGAAACGAGCTAGACTCCATTATTAGTGGCAAGGCCTCTTCCTCTTCCAGCGGCAGCGGTGGATCCGGCGGTCGTCTCTCCTCCGGCTACGGGCAGGAGAGCAGCGAGTCGGAGAACAGCAACACGCCGGTCCTGGACAACTTCGGCCGGGACCTGACGGAGCTGGCGGAGGAGGATGAACTCGATCCCATCATCGGGCGCGAGGAAGAGATCAAGCGTGTCGCCCAGATCCTGAGCCGACGCAAGAAGAACAACCCGGTTCTCATTGGGGAGCCGGGCGTCGGGAAAACCGCCATCGCGGAGGGGCTTGCCGCGCGGATCGTGGATCGCAAGGTCAGCCGCGTGCTCTACGACAAGCGCATCGTCACGCTCGACCTTGCCTCCCTCGTGGCCGGCACCAAGTACCGGGGCCAGTTCGAGGAGCGGATGAAGGCCGTGATGAAGGAGCTGGAGGACAACGACGACATCATCCTCTTCATCGACGAGATCCACACCATCGTCGGGGCCGGCGGGGCGTCCGGCAGCCTGGACGCGTCGAACATGTTCAAGCCCGCGCTCGCCCGCGGTGACCTGCAGTGCATCGGGGCGACCACGCTCGACGAGTACCGCCAAAACATTGAGGGCGACGGCGCGCTCGACCGCCGCTTTCAAAAGATTATCGTCGACCCGTCGACGCCCGAGGAGACGGTCAACATCCTCTCGAACATCAAGTCCTACTACGAGGACCACCACAACGTCCGCTTCTCTGAGGAGGCGATCGATCTGGCGGTCCAGTTGAGCGACCGCTACATCACCGATCGCTTCCTGCCGGACAAGGCCATCGACGTGATGGACGAGGCCGGCGCGCGGGTTCACCTCTCCAACATCGAGGTCCCGCCCGAGATTCTGGAGCTTGAGGAGCAGATCGAGGACGTCCAGGAGGAGAAAAACCAGGTCGTCAAGAGCCAGCGGTTCGAAGAGGCGGCCCGCCTCCGCGACAAGGAGAAGACGCTCCAGGAGGAACTGGAGGAGGCCAAGCAGCAGTGGCACGAGCAGGCCGAGACCGAAGTCCACGACGTCACCTCGGAGGAGATCGCCGAAGTGGTGGCCATGATGACGGGCATTCCGGTCGACAAGATCAGCGAGCCGGAGCAGCAGAAGCTCCTCAAGATGGAGGAGTCGCTCAAGGAGCACGTGGTGGGACAGGACGAAGCCATCGAGAAGCTGTCGAAGGCCATCCGTCGCACCCGTGCCGGCCTGAAGGACCCGGAGAAGCCCATTGGCTCCTTCATTTTCCTCGGGCCCACCGGCGTCGGCAAGACCGAGCTGGCAAAGGTTCTCACCGAGTACCTCTTCGACTCGCAGGAGTCGCTCATCCGGATCGACATGAGCGAGTACATGGAGAAGTTCTCCGTCAGCCGACTCGTGGGGGCCCCGCCGGGATACGTGGGCCACGAGGAGGGCGGCCAGCTGACCGAGAAGGTGCGCCGGAAGCCGTACTCCGTGGTCCTGCTCGACGAGATTGAGAAGGCCCACCCGGATGTCTCCAACATCCTCCTGCAGGTGCTGGACGATGGGATCTTGACCGACGGCATGGGGCGGGAGGTCGACTTCCGCAATACGATCCTCATCATGACCTCCAACATCGGCACGCAGGACATCAAGTCCTTCGGCCAGGGGATTGGGTTCGACCAGACGGACGGGGAAGACATGGACTATACGTCCATGAAGTCCACCGTTCAGGACGCCCTCAAGAACGTCTTCAACCCGGAGTTCCTGAACCGGCTCGACGACGTGATCGTCTTCAACCCGCTCAACAAGGAGAACATCTTCGACATCATCGACATCATGTCGGAGGATCTCTTCGAGCGCGCCGAGGAGCTTGGCCTCGACCTCGAGTTCGACGAGGCCGCCAAGGAATTCCTAACGGACCGCGGGTTCGACCAGAAGTATGGCGCCCGGCCGCTCCGCAGGGCCCTTCAGAAGTACGTGCAGGACCCGATGGCCGAAGACATCCTCCACGACGAGATCACGGAGGGCGACACGGTCCTCATCACGCACGACGGCGAATCGGAGGAGCTGTCCTTCGAGGTCGAGGAGGGCGAGGCCCCGACGGAGGAGACCCCGACAGACGAAAACGGAGAGGCCAACAGCGTCTCCGCCGAAGAGGTTGCCGAGGGCGCGTCCACCGACGAGAACGGATCCGGTGAGGAGCCCTCAACAGCTTCCGATGAGGAGTAG
- a CDS encoding universal stress protein, with amino-acid sequence MLEINDLLVARDFSSVSNRAVRYALDVAARTGATLHVLHAEVLHEASNPDAEGGGRSPGHDIPRFRDEVRQESTVSADALDAVAIKEVERRDVSAGPAILNYAAETGVDLIALGTHGRRGPSRILLGSVAEEVVRRSDQPVLTVRGDAEEQTEVHPRIVDRILVPVDFSEPSREALRTAKEWAALYDASIDVLHVVAERIQPAFYTGGVQSIYDMEPDIEQKMMDRLEAFVADTGGPERTIRPHVMVGNAAPDIAEFVDAESVDLVAMSTHGRTGLDRFLLGSVAEKIIRHVHCPVLTMKPFGTTFAPSEDTAESDAGA; translated from the coding sequence ATGCTCGAAATTAATGACCTGCTGGTCGCCCGCGACTTCTCGTCGGTCTCCAATCGGGCCGTCCGGTACGCCCTGGACGTGGCCGCGCGGACGGGCGCCACGCTTCATGTCCTGCACGCCGAGGTCCTCCACGAGGCCTCCAACCCGGACGCCGAGGGCGGCGGCCGCTCGCCAGGGCACGACATTCCCCGATTTCGGGACGAAGTGCGGCAGGAAAGCACCGTTTCGGCGGACGCCCTCGACGCGGTGGCCATCAAGGAGGTCGAGCGACGTGACGTGTCGGCCGGCCCCGCAATCCTGAATTACGCGGCGGAGACGGGCGTGGATCTCATCGCCCTCGGGACCCATGGGCGCCGCGGCCCGAGTCGCATCCTACTGGGCAGCGTGGCCGAGGAGGTGGTGCGCCGGTCCGATCAACCGGTGTTGACGGTCCGTGGCGACGCCGAGGAGCAGACTGAGGTCCACCCCCGGATTGTCGATCGGATTCTGGTCCCCGTTGACTTTTCTGAGCCGTCCCGCGAGGCCCTCCGCACCGCGAAGGAATGGGCGGCCCTCTACGACGCGTCGATCGACGTTCTGCACGTCGTGGCCGAGCGCATTCAGCCGGCTTTCTATACCGGCGGGGTGCAGTCCATTTACGATATGGAGCCGGACATTGAGCAGAAGATGATGGACCGCCTGGAGGCCTTCGTCGCCGACACCGGCGGGCCGGAGCGGACAATCCGACCGCACGTCATGGTCGGGAACGCAGCGCCGGACATCGCGGAGTTCGTGGACGCTGAGTCGGTGGACCTCGTGGCCATGTCGACCCACGGCCGCACGGGGCTGGATCGCTTTCTGCTCGGAAGTGTGGCCGAGAAGATCATCCGACATGTGCACTGCCCAGTTCTGACAATGAAGCCCTTCGGCACGACCTTCGCCCCGTCGGAGGACACGGCCGAGTCGGATGCCGGTGCGTGA
- a CDS encoding DUF6992 family protein yields the protein MIAAVLVPLLVLGGLDTKALGQSGGPSHDSLAQAQSVQFGDAKRAHLWRVGAWGGVNALGGLALVWASSRSAQSTRWHFGAMSAGWGLVNAGIAAGGLLASGPPPAEPGPLLAAERQFHDVLLLNLGLNVAYSAVGATMLGASHYGVDNVGRWRGFGTSLILQGAGLLVLDGIAFWASRGRLASLLDAGVQLSMRPAPTGLALTLQF from the coding sequence GTGATCGCTGCTGTCCTGGTTCCCTTGCTCGTTCTGGGGGGGCTCGACACAAAAGCCCTGGGGCAGTCCGGGGGGCCGTCCCACGATTCATTGGCCCAGGCCCAGTCGGTGCAGTTCGGAGATGCGAAGCGCGCGCACTTGTGGCGGGTTGGGGCGTGGGGGGGCGTCAACGCGCTGGGGGGACTGGCGCTGGTTTGGGCGTCGTCCCGCTCGGCCCAGTCGACCCGATGGCACTTCGGGGCCATGTCGGCGGGGTGGGGGCTCGTGAACGCCGGCATTGCCGCCGGCGGGCTTCTGGCGTCCGGGCCCCCGCCGGCGGAACCCGGCCCCTTGCTGGCGGCGGAGCGGCAGTTTCACGACGTGCTGCTCCTTAACCTCGGACTGAACGTTGCGTACTCGGCCGTCGGGGCCACCATGCTCGGGGCGAGCCACTACGGCGTCGACAACGTCGGCCGGTGGCGCGGCTTCGGCACATCCCTCATCCTGCAGGGGGCTGGGCTGCTCGTGCTCGACGGCATCGCGTTCTGGGCCTCGCGCGGCCGCCTCGCGTCGCTCCTCGATGCGGGCGTGCAGTTGTCGATGCGCCCCGCGCCGACGGGCCTGGCCCTCACGCTTCAGTTCTGA
- a CDS encoding M3 family oligoendopeptidase, which translates to METPDTGADDVRWALDDLYDDPDALEEDLASLEADATAFAEQYRGRIGELGPEALSEALDTLGALQDRLGRAHAYAHLYWTADTNDAERGALRQSVQETVDRIQQRLVFFDTEWVALDPERVEDLLGHEALDDYRHYLETEYQRKEHVLSEAEEKVLSEKSITGKNAWTRFFDETLGAARFELDGESLTQEQTLSKLYDPDRTVRREAAHAFTDGLKDHLRTLTYVFNTLLADKASTDRLRDYDHWLEQRNLANEVDDETVDTLIEAVTGRYDLVARFYRLKKQLLDVDELYDYDRYAPIREADSTYEWGDARALVLEAYGDFHPTMAQVARQFFEGDWIDAALVPGKRSGAFSHGTVPSAHPYVLLNYTGKPRDVQTLAHELGHGVHQSLAREQSIFHHGTPLTTAEMASVFGEMLVFQRLMRNEEDPANRLALLVAKIDDTLATVFRQVAMNRFEHRIHTARRNQGELQADQFAEHWMETQRAMFEGSVTLGEHYQHWWSYVPHFLHTPGYVYAYAFGELLVLALYARYESSDGGFADRYLDLLRAGGSDWPHELVGQMGVDLEDEDFWTGGLSHIEALIEEAEALADQTALGSARGNGRARPSS; encoded by the coding sequence ATGGAAACGCCGGACACCGGGGCCGACGACGTGCGGTGGGCCCTCGACGACCTGTACGACGACCCGGATGCCCTAGAAGAGGATCTTGCGTCACTGGAGGCCGACGCAACGGCCTTCGCCGAGCAGTACCGAGGACGGATTGGAGAGTTGGGCCCCGAAGCATTGTCTGAGGCCCTGGACACGCTGGGGGCCCTTCAGGACCGGCTCGGCCGGGCACACGCCTACGCGCACCTGTACTGGACCGCCGACACCAACGACGCCGAGCGAGGGGCGCTCCGGCAGTCGGTGCAAGAGACGGTGGACCGCATCCAGCAACGTCTCGTCTTCTTCGACACCGAATGGGTGGCCCTCGACCCGGAGCGCGTGGAGGACCTCCTCGGCCACGAGGCCCTCGACGACTACCGCCACTACCTCGAGACCGAATATCAGCGCAAGGAGCACGTCCTGAGTGAAGCGGAGGAGAAGGTGCTCTCGGAAAAGAGCATTACCGGCAAGAACGCCTGGACGCGCTTCTTCGACGAGACCCTCGGCGCGGCGCGGTTCGAGCTCGACGGCGAGTCGCTTACCCAGGAACAGACTCTCTCGAAACTCTACGACCCCGACCGCACCGTTCGGCGGGAGGCGGCCCACGCCTTCACGGACGGACTGAAAGATCACCTCCGCACCCTCACGTACGTCTTCAACACGCTCCTGGCGGACAAGGCCTCCACCGATCGGCTCCGCGACTACGACCACTGGCTCGAACAGCGAAATCTCGCGAACGAGGTGGACGACGAGACGGTCGATACGCTCATCGAGGCCGTCACCGGTCGATACGACCTGGTAGCGCGGTTCTACCGCCTCAAAAAGCAACTCCTGGACGTCGACGAGCTCTACGACTACGACCGCTACGCGCCCATCCGCGAGGCGGACTCCACCTACGAGTGGGGCGATGCACGGGCCCTCGTCCTGGAGGCGTACGGGGACTTCCACCCGACGATGGCACAGGTCGCCCGCCAGTTCTTCGAGGGCGACTGGATCGACGCCGCCCTCGTCCCGGGCAAGCGCAGCGGCGCCTTCAGCCACGGGACGGTGCCGAGCGCCCACCCCTACGTGCTCCTCAACTACACGGGCAAGCCCCGCGACGTGCAGACCCTCGCCCACGAGTTGGGCCACGGCGTGCACCAGTCCCTGGCCCGCGAGCAGTCCATTTTCCACCACGGCACCCCCCTCACGACCGCCGAGATGGCCTCCGTCTTCGGCGAGATGCTCGTCTTTCAGCGCCTGATGCGCAACGAGGAGGACCCGGCGAACCGACTCGCCCTCCTGGTTGCCAAGATCGACGACACGCTCGCGACGGTCTTTCGGCAGGTGGCCATGAATCGGTTTGAGCACCGGATCCACACGGCCCGACGGAATCAGGGGGAGCTTCAGGCAGACCAGTTCGCGGAGCACTGGATGGAGACGCAGCGGGCCATGTTCGAGGGAAGCGTGACCCTTGGCGAGCACTACCAACACTGGTGGAGCTACGTCCCGCACTTCCTGCACACGCCGGGCTACGTGTACGCCTACGCGTTCGGCGAGCTGTTGGTGCTGGCCCTGTACGCCCGTTACGAGTCGTCCGACGGGGGCTTCGCCGATCGCTACCTGGATCTCCTCCGGGCGGGCGGGTCCGACTGGCCCCACGAGTTGGTGGGGCAAATGGGGGTGGACCTGGAGGACGAAGACTTCTGGACCGGCGGGCTCTCGCACATCGAGGCCCTCATCGAGGAGGCGGAGGCGCTGGCGGACCAGACGGCGCTCGGCTCGGCCCGCGGGAACGGACGGGCGCGACCATCCTCCTGA
- a CDS encoding redoxin domain-containing protein, which yields MRRLLTLACTVGLLVLLTACGGEDTAETSDQAAPSASASRGPIPGKVRDVGPEPVPTLTLETLDGASIDLAARNGELLLVNFWATWCAPCREEIPDLKSLHTDFENLTVIGVALDRKGREVVKPFAQKLEINYPIVIDKSGAAEAEFGPIPGLPTTVLVTPDGQVTKRVVGIFPTEEMRPTLKKMLSGEA from the coding sequence ATGCGTCGCCTCTTGACCCTCGCCTGTACCGTCGGACTGCTCGTTTTGCTGACCGCATGTGGGGGAGAAGATACGGCCGAGACGAGCGACCAGGCCGCGCCGTCCGCATCCGCGTCGCGCGGCCCCATTCCCGGAAAAGTGCGGGACGTGGGGCCCGAGCCGGTGCCCACACTCACACTGGAAACGCTCGATGGGGCATCAATCGACCTCGCGGCCCGGAACGGCGAACTGCTGCTCGTCAATTTCTGGGCCACCTGGTGCGCACCGTGCCGGGAGGAAATTCCGGACCTCAAGAGCCTGCACACAGACTTTGAGAACCTCACGGTCATCGGCGTCGCACTGGACCGCAAGGGCCGCGAGGTGGTGAAGCCGTTTGCGCAGAAGCTTGAGATCAACTACCCGATTGTCATAGACAAGTCGGGCGCCGCCGAGGCGGAATTCGGCCCCATTCCCGGCCTTCCCACCACGGTTCTGGTGACCCCGGACGGACAGGTCACGAAGCGGGTCGTCGGCATTTTCCCCACCGAGGAGATGCGCCCGACCCTCAAGAAGATGCTCTCCGGCGAGGCGTAA
- a CDS encoding SAM-dependent methyltransferase has protein sequence MSDSPRPSSRPDFWDVRYERDRHLFGAEPNAFVKAEAHRLPPESEVVEVGAGEGRTAAWLAREHGHRVTAVDFSETALKTAQERAEAEHLRLDTVRADVRTWRPDRQWDAAVVTFLQLLPDERPRLYRLLKNSVRSGGWLLAEWLRPAHLTGPYDRMGPSRADRMVPVDEVRRAFADEHLASVEAVDVHLQEGPHLTGDAAVVRGIVQAGAS, from the coding sequence GTGTCCGATTCGCCACGCCCGAGCAGCCGACCCGATTTCTGGGACGTCCGCTACGAGCGGGACCGACATCTCTTCGGGGCGGAGCCGAATGCCTTCGTGAAGGCAGAGGCCCACCGCCTGCCCCCCGAGAGCGAGGTTGTAGAGGTGGGAGCGGGGGAGGGGCGCACGGCGGCCTGGCTGGCTCGGGAGCACGGGCATCGCGTGACCGCCGTCGATTTTTCGGAGACGGCCCTGAAAACGGCGCAGGAGCGGGCGGAGGCCGAGCACCTGCGGCTCGACACCGTTCGGGCCGACGTGCGCACCTGGCGGCCCGATCGGCAGTGGGACGCGGCCGTCGTCACGTTCCTGCAGTTGCTTCCCGACGAGCGTCCCCGTTTGTACCGCTTGCTGAAAAACAGTGTCCGTTCCGGCGGCTGGCTGCTTGCCGAATGGTTGCGGCCGGCCCACCTGACGGGCCCCTACGACCGCATGGGGCCGAGCCGGGCGGACCGGATGGTACCGGTGGACGAGGTGCGTCGGGCCTTCGCGGACGAGCACCTCGCGTCCGTGGAGGCCGTAGACGTGCACCTCCAGGAAGGCCCTCACCTCACTGGGGACGCCGCCGTCGTTCGGGGCATTGTACAGGCCGGGGCGTCCTGA
- a CDS encoding metal-dependent hydrolase, with the protein MDSVTQITLGAAVGEATAGREAGLKAPLWGAAFGLLPDLDVLANPFLTELQALTMHRSVTHSLVFIALVSACAAYGLRRFHRDIPVSVGKWGALVALTLGTHVGLDCLTTYGTQVFWPFSNYPVVHGAVFIIDPLYTVPLAVGLLVSLRWNATASARRWANYTGLALSSAYLVFTVVNKEHVRQVFDEALSDTAPHYERLFTSPTPFNNLLWQGVAETEDGYYVGDYSLLDPDRAVNFQYVPKQHDLLADQWSNPVVRDLRRFSRGYFVVRRGDGALQIHDLRFGRNDVGLTDDGEYLFTYRLQRGPEGTVVGIARPEPPFELDAALLRRFLARIQGQSVASLQSVRFGEQMPVWRMRRGTN; encoded by the coding sequence ATGGACTCCGTGACACAGATTACACTGGGCGCCGCGGTGGGCGAGGCCACGGCGGGCCGCGAGGCCGGCCTCAAAGCGCCGCTGTGGGGCGCGGCCTTTGGACTTCTGCCTGACCTCGACGTGCTCGCCAACCCGTTTCTGACCGAACTCCAGGCCCTCACCATGCACCGGAGCGTAACACACTCCCTGGTGTTTATCGCCCTGGTCAGTGCCTGTGCGGCGTACGGACTGCGGCGCTTTCACCGGGACATCCCGGTCTCCGTGGGGAAGTGGGGGGCGCTGGTGGCCCTCACGCTCGGGACACACGTGGGGCTGGACTGCCTCACGACGTACGGCACGCAGGTCTTCTGGCCCTTCAGCAACTACCCTGTTGTTCACGGGGCCGTCTTTATCATCGACCCGCTGTACACCGTCCCGTTGGCCGTAGGGCTGCTCGTGTCCCTCCGATGGAACGCCACGGCGTCGGCGCGGCGCTGGGCGAACTACACGGGCCTCGCGTTGAGCTCCGCGTACCTCGTCTTCACCGTCGTCAACAAGGAACACGTCAGGCAGGTCTTCGACGAGGCCCTCTCGGACACAGCGCCCCACTACGAACGCCTCTTCACGTCCCCCACCCCGTTCAACAACCTCCTTTGGCAGGGCGTCGCGGAGACCGAGGACGGCTACTACGTCGGGGACTACTCGCTGCTGGACCCGGATCGCGCCGTCAACTTCCAGTACGTTCCCAAGCAGCACGACCTTCTGGCCGATCAGTGGAGCAATCCCGTCGTGCGGGACCTGCGCCGGTTCTCTCGGGGCTACTTCGTCGTCCGCCGGGGCGACGGCGCGCTTCAGATTCACGATCTCCGGTTTGGGCGCAACGACGTCGGCCTCACCGACGACGGCGAGTACCTCTTCACCTACAGGCTGCAGCGGGGACCGGAGGGAACCGTCGTCGGCATTGCACGGCCCGAGCCGCCGTTCGAACTCGACGCCGCCCTCCTCCGCCGGTTTCTCGCCCGTATTCAGGGCCAGTCCGTCGCCTCCCTCCAGTCGGTCCGGTTTGGGGAGCAGATGCCCGTCTGGCGGATGCGACGCGGGACGAATTGA
- a CDS encoding universal stress protein: MLHVDRILCPTDGSGCAGRAHRHAQHLAAHFDAALHVISVEEGDVDPDQGIGVEPASPRADLHGLKPGAGPVPAPRVRERAVAHPTAAGGILNYVVQYDMDLVVMGTHGHRGVRRLLLGSVAEEVVRKAPCPVATVGRGATAPEGLEGGTLLVPVDFSEHRFRVMAHARAIARVYGMALRLFHVVEVTALPDAYGVYGSPPDPGVLLDRAETVLDEEAESLRTKGLEVTLDVRGGHPAAEILDAAREDGAAFITLGTHGRTGLEHMLTGSVAEKVLRQAPCPVCAVKSFGRSLVDGDDIADA; the protein is encoded by the coding sequence ATGTTGCACGTCGACCGCATTCTGTGTCCCACCGATGGGTCTGGGTGCGCGGGGCGGGCCCACCGCCACGCTCAGCACCTTGCCGCTCATTTCGATGCCGCCCTCCATGTGATCTCCGTCGAGGAGGGCGACGTTGATCCTGACCAGGGGATTGGGGTCGAGCCTGCGAGCCCCCGAGCGGACCTGCACGGACTAAAACCGGGGGCGGGGCCGGTGCCGGCCCCACGCGTTCGGGAGCGGGCCGTCGCCCACCCGACCGCGGCGGGCGGCATTCTCAATTACGTCGTCCAGTACGACATGGATCTGGTCGTGATGGGCACGCACGGCCACCGAGGCGTCCGGCGCTTGCTCCTGGGAAGCGTAGCGGAGGAGGTGGTTCGCAAGGCCCCGTGCCCCGTGGCGACGGTGGGGCGGGGGGCGACCGCCCCCGAAGGCCTGGAGGGCGGCACCCTGTTGGTTCCAGTCGACTTCTCGGAGCACCGATTTCGGGTCATGGCCCACGCCCGGGCGATTGCCCGCGTGTACGGCATGGCCCTCAGGCTTTTCCACGTCGTGGAGGTGACGGCCCTGCCCGATGCCTACGGGGTATACGGCTCGCCGCCCGACCCGGGCGTCCTGTTGGACCGGGCCGAGACGGTGCTCGACGAGGAGGCCGAGTCGCTCCGGACGAAGGGCCTTGAGGTCACGCTCGACGTGCGCGGGGGGCATCCGGCCGCCGAAATTCTGGACGCGGCGCGGGAGGACGGGGCGGCCTTCATCACCCTCGGAACCCACGGTCGGACGGGGCTGGAGCATATGCTGACGGGCAGCGTGGCGGAAAAGGTGCTTCGGCAGGCCCCGTGTCCGGTCTGCGCCGTGAAGTCCTTCGGTCGGTCCCTGGTCGACGGCGACGACATCGCCGACGCGTAG
- the ytxJ gene encoding bacillithiol system redox-active protein YtxJ: MSDSSFRPLSTDANWAEARSASKTQPVLVFKHSSACPVSAKAETQLQPLAEDSALPVYRLVVQESRALSDEIAEALDIRHETPQVIVLDDETPVFDASHFDVTADAVREAVQSAPSSTN; the protein is encoded by the coding sequence GTGTCCGATTCTTCCTTCCGTCCCCTCTCCACCGACGCCAATTGGGCCGAGGCCCGATCCGCGTCCAAAACCCAGCCGGTGCTCGTGTTCAAGCACAGCTCGGCCTGTCCGGTGAGCGCCAAGGCCGAGACGCAACTGCAGCCCCTGGCCGAGGACAGTGCCCTGCCCGTCTACAGGCTCGTCGTGCAGGAGAGTCGGGCCCTGTCCGACGAGATCGCGGAGGCCCTGGACATCCGACACGAAACGCCGCAGGTCATCGTCCTCGACGATGAGACCCCGGTCTTCGACGCGTCCCACTTCGACGTTACGGCCGATGCCGTCCGCGAGGCCGTCCAGTCTGCGCCTTCTTCCACCAACTAA